In Pirellulales bacterium, the genomic window TTGGGCTGGTAATGCAAAGCTGGGACCGAAACGAGATCGTTGCAGCACTCAAGATCAGCGAGTCGACCTATCGTACGCAACTCGACAGAGCGAAGGCTCGGCTTTCCGCGCGAGATCGGATTGGGATTGTGTACCAGATGTTCTCGAAATTCCGCCAAACGGTCGAAGTCAAGGACGCTTAACGTCCAATGGCACATTCACTGAACGCTAAACCAACCGAAGCTAATGGCTAGCATCTAAATCGGCCGCGTCGTCAAGCCAGGTGGCTTGACGATCTTCTCGCCCCTCGGGTCACCGTACCGGTGTCCCTCGGTGCTTCAGCGTCGAAGAAGCGTTTTGCGTTCTCAATCTGCGCCATCAACCGGAGACCACGATGTATCCACGAGTTCTTCTGAGTATTGCCTTCTCGATGATTGTCGGATTCAGCATGTCGACCAAAGCTTCAATCCTGAATTACAGTTCGACAATTGTTGTCATACCCGCTCCTGCGAACGTGACGCCCGGAAACCTTGAGAGCGACAAGCGAATCCGTGTGTTCGCGGAGCAACAACATCTCACGCTCGCCCATGACCTGGCCGTCGACATTACCGTGCCTGGTACGTCGCCCGCCGGAGGTGTACCGAATCTAAGTATCGGTTCAATCGCCGCTGGTACGCTGGTCGACAGCTATCTTTTGCACTTCGACGATGCAGGCACTCCGGGCGACCCGGTTCACATTACCGGATCGATTGCGTTCAGTGACGATATTCTCGGCATCATTGTGCTTGCGCAATCGCTTGATGGCACTGACGCCTACCCTGGCTTAACCACCACGATCTATCCCTTTGGCGATGCGGCACGGGGATTAGAGCTTCACGACGGCAACGGCTCCGACAGCATCACATTCAGCACCGATTTGCATACGATCGCACTCGATTTTCACAATATCAAGAACACCGACGAAGTGCGGGTAATCACGGCCTCCACGGTGCCCGAGCCTTCGACATTCGCTCTGACCGTGGTTGCCGGACTGGGACTATTTCTTTGGTTGCGGCGGCGTTCGTTGTAACCCGAGGCATTTCGCAGCGCAATCGACTGACTCAGTATCTCATGCACGACAACCCAGGAATATTGCCATGATTCGATTCGCGTTATTTTCCGCACTTGTTGCAATCGGAGCACGCCTTGGACATGCGGCCACAATCGAGCCGCTGATCGTTGGGCAGCCGTCGGGGAATTCCGGCGTTCTCAACTACATGGCCGTTGCTACGTCCGGAGGCGGGTACGCGACGCCTGACCTTGGCAATAATCCCCTTATGGACTCGTTTGCCTCCTCGTTCACGTTTCCAGATGGCTCGACCAGTCATGCAGACGCGTCGTACAGCATCTCAGCAACCCCGAACAGCATTACCATCGTCGTGACGCTCGACGTGTCCTCGCCAGGTGGCGGCGACGATAGCGACGCAATAGTCCATTTGGGCGTCCCGATCGTGATAGATGCGCAGCTTTCCAGTTATCACGCGACCATTGACTGGCAATCATCCAATCCAGTTCAACACAACAACATACCTACTGTTGGCGGACTTCCCACAATCGCAATCGCCGACTACAACTCGTCCGGCCTCCTCGGACCATCGGGACCGGGGACCTATAGTCACGATGGATTCTTCGGCAATACCAGCAATCCAGGACCGGCCTTGGGAGTAATTGAGATCTATTTGCCGTTCTTCGGCCCCTGGAGCGCGCCAGAATTTGAAACCGACACTGTCTCGATTACTGTGTCGATACCTGTGCCGGAGCCGCCAGCTATTGTCATCGCTGGCGTTGCGGGGCTTTGCCTGGCGACCGTAGCCATACTCAATTCGGTCTACCGCCGCGAGCGGGCATCACTGACATCGGCGAGAAATCAATGATTGTCGTTGGCGGTAATTAGGCGTAGATGGAACGAATGCCTGCTGGCCAGTACGTTCCCCATATGCCGCCGCGATCCGACTAACTCACCGCCGGAAACGGATAAGTGGTCCGATTCACGATTTCTGAGATTTGGTAACAATTTGGTAACAGGATTGGCCATGCCGCCGACATGCGGCTACAATGCCGCGCACGGCGAAGTCGTCGTTTTTGTCCGAGTTTTGAGGCCTTTTTTCGCCAATCCCACGCGATCGCAATGCGACTGCAAAGTGCCCGGATATAGGTTGAGGGCCTAGTGGTGGCAACACCGTGCAGGTTCAAGTCCTGTTTCCCGCACTACTTTCTCTGCAAGGACTTCCGAAGAGTTATTGTAGGGGTCAGCGCCGAAGAAATCGGTGGCTGCCAACAGCGATCACGACAAAAACCTCTGGGGCCGGTTTGGGCCGACCCCAGAGGTTTTCTTGTTGCAGCACGTCAACGAAACGGGCGATCAGATCCTTTCCGCCGACTATCTTTCATCGCAGAACGCTCACTTTCGCCGAACACGACGTCGAGCTTTAATCCGGCGGCGATGTTCTGATCCCGTTCTGCACTTTGGAACCACCGCACGCGCTAGAACGCGTTATTCGCGGGCAGGTAGTAAACGTTGATGTCGGAGATCGTCAGGTTAAGGACCTGGCTGGGCCCCGATGCCAAGAATCGCAAGGGTTGAATGAAGAAGCGGAGCTGGCTAGGTCCACCTGCCGCAGTGGCGTTGCCAATCATGCGAAACTTAGCGGGGCCGGCGTTGGCGGACTCCGGCAGATACCAATATTGATTAATTGTATCTAGCCCAACTCCCGAGAGCGGAGCGACGAAAACACTTTGAACGTCGTTGAGATTCGTATGACGCTCGTTCCACAGGTAGCTGTACGTACCGCTGTCGGCCGTAATGGTCATATCGACGGCAAACGAATCCCCAGCATTCCAATAAAAGCTAGTGCCGCCAGACTGACCAGGGTAGTTGTTGTCCTGACAGCGAATCTCGAAACCATAATTGGCAGGCGTGCCGGAAGCAAAAGCTCCCGTCTGGACAGCCAGCGTATTCTTACCGGTGATACCGCCGCTGTTTATCGTCACCGCGATCTGTCCCGAAGTCCAACCTTTTGCGACGAGCCCAGCTAGGGGACAAACGTTCTGCCAAGGGGAACTCAGATTCTGCGAACGCCAATCGGACGGGAAGCTGCAAGTTCCTCGCGACAGCGTGTCGGTGTCGAAATCGGTGTTAGAGTCTTGACCATACTGTCCCGAGATCACATTCCGTGCCGAATTCGTCAATGACCCCTGAGGAAGGATTTCGCCAGTGTTGCCGACCGGGTAGATGGCTCCCGACGGTGAGGACGGGTTCCGAGCTAGCACCCCTTGCAAACCGGACCCCGAATTCTTGGTCTCCAGCATACGGTTGGCTTCCTGCCAAATGGTCAGCGTCGAGCGGGAGACGCTGTCCACATTCAGTCCGTACCGGCCATTGGCCTCGGCGTCGAAGTTTCCAGTGACGGCTGCGCAATTCGAAATGACGATGCCGTCGTTACCATTGTTGGCCGACTCGATGCGATTAGCAGTGACCTGGTGACAATTCACCAAAGTAAAGCCATCCACCCAGCAGCCATTCGTTTGAATGTCATCGAAGAAAGACCCATCCATCTCTTCGAAGTGCGCACCGTAACCGCCGGTCGTGCCCTGACCGCAAAAAGCAATGAAGATCGAACGGAAGACGCAACTCTTGCCGCCGAGCTTCTGGTAAAGGCCGTTGCCATACGGTGCCTGGATCGTGAGATTCTCGATCAGGAGGCGGGAGTAGAGGTCATTCAAACTCTGCGCAGCCGTTCCGTAGGTGTTCTGGATGGCCCAGCCGGTCCCCGTGTACATGAGTCGTGTGGCTTGCTGACCCGAGATGCCAAAATAGACGGAGTTGGTGCCGTTGTAAGAGATCTGTGGAAAGACGATCGTTTGTGAAGTGTACAGGTCACCACTCCACGTAATGGTGCAATCAGGGTCGATCTGGTACGGGTGAGCTGTAATCTGTGAGACAATATTAGAAATAATGCCTGAAATAACAGAATCGTTTGTTGCTATGTCGCCTGGGCTGCTGCTGTTCAGTACGGCACCTGCGGCTCCAAGATCAATCATGGGACACCTCGCAAAAAGAGTTAACGGAAGGACAGGAACTCATACGGATCGGATTCCGGCGAGTTGGCCGGTCAAGCGACGGTCATGCGCGCAGTGGTAGCGCTCGATACTTCAGGTCGTGGAAAATCAGGAGCTAATTACCAACGCATCCGCAGATGTTTTGCATTCCTGGGCATCACAAATGCGAGACGAGCCGCTGCACGTCGAACGGCGCAGGAAATCTCTTAAATCAAAGGGCGAAGCAAATGCGTCGGCTGCTACTGCTTTGCATCGTGCCGGCCTTGAGGTTGATATCCCAGTTCTGCCGCTTGAGATCGTGCTTTCGCGACGATCATCATTGCGACGTACGGTACGGTACCACAGGGCGTGGCCTAATTTCTACTCAAGAAATTGCGAATTGATGGCGTGCTCTCTACAGCTTGTCTTCATGCCCACACGCCAAGTTTTGTAGGGGTACAGCGCGCCGTGCTCTAGATCTAATCCGGCACTGGATCGCGTTGGCTCTTTGGCGAATTGCCAATTTACTGAAGACGACGCAGCCGCGAAGAACCACGTGTGCGGTGCATTGCAATTTGATAGGAACAACTTCAGCCGCGTTCCACTGCGGACAGTCGCAACGATTGTAGCGGCGCTTCAGGTGCTAACGAAATGCTTGATCGCGCAGTTGGCCGAATGCCGAGAATGTTTGACGTACAGGCAATTAGCAGCGGAAGGCAGGAGATGAACTAGGGCGAATACATTGGACGTATTTCATCGCTCGAACCAAACCTAAGAAAGTTGTTCGCAAATTGAGCGTCAGGAAACCTGGCGACTCAACAATTGAAAAAGGAGTTGAGATATGTTGCGACATTTACTGATGGCCGCTGTCGTCGTAGTCGGAATGGCATGCATGGTGCAAGATGCACATGCCACCACGCATTGTTGCAAAGGTCGGGTGGCGGACTACCTGTTTGGTGGTTATGGCCGAGGCCCGTTCGGTCACGGCTATTTTCCCTACGCTGGCTATATGCCGCGTGCCAATTGCACCGAATGCGGACACAGAATCTGGTAGGGCATTGACGAATGACATCAGCGATTCCCGGCCAGGTGAACATTGCGGTTGCCGGGATCGCTGGGGGCGCATTCGTTCGCTAAGCGATTTATGTTTTTTCTGCGTCGGCGCTACGTCCCGCTGTCGAGTTGCGAGCACGGACGATCTTGCTGGGAATAGGCCACGACGTCTTAGATTTCCGTCAATTAAATCGAGGCTCGTGGCTCGTCGAACGAACGAGATGCGGCCCTATTGGCAATTCCGTCAGGCGCCGACGGCGAAACGGAGACAGCTTCCAATTCCCTCTTGATCCGGTTTTGTGATGGCAGTCGCTTCTGTGTGATGGCCAGCATTCCGGCTGCTGCGCTACTGGCGTCGGTCCCGCCAGTAAGCTTGCGGTTTGTCTCACGATCTCGATACCGCAAATCGAGATTAACGTCGCGGTGAGTCGAGAAATCGGCCGCTTCTGCCATGTGCCCCGTCGGACTCGCATTCAGGGGGGGTGCGCTCTCGATTGGCAGCGAGGGTCCTGTAGCCCGGTTATAATGCCGGGCACTGCGAACCCGTGAACTGTTCGCATGACGTCTCGTTGTTGCAAAGCATCAGAGGTTAGCTAAGACGATCCGCATAATCGTTGGATTCGGATCGTGAGAATGGACCGTTGACTCCTATCTGCCATGCAAAGACCTATCTTTGACTGGTCCACGCCGGCCGGACCGCGGGCAGTTTTTTATGTCCATGCGTCTTCATGTTGCCGGCTAAAACGTCACACACGCGTCGCCGGTCGATCGCGAACGCCGTCGTTCGTGAATGGCGGCTATAGCAGCATTCTGGACTGATCTTCTATGCTGTTCGTGGAGTATTTCTTGCTGCGACTCCTGCTGTGGGGAGGCCTATTGGCGGCGCTCGTGGCGCTGGCGGTCGGTCCGCGCAAGCTGTGGCGCGGCGTCAAACGGCTGTGGAGCGTCGCCTTTCGCAAGCGATTGGATCCGGAAGAGATCCTCACGCAAATCGTGCTGCAACACGAACGTCACGTAAAAGCGGTGCGTGACGCGCTGGTGCAAGCTGAAGTTGCCGACCAGGCGATTCGCAATAACCTGCGGCAGAGCGAAGAACATGTCGCGACACTAGAGACCGAGGCTAAGCGGTTCGCGACGGCGGGTGATGAACTAGGGGCGCGGGCGGCGCTCTATAAAATCAACCTCGAGCGGTCGGCCATCGAAAGCTTTCGTGAGCAGCTTGATCGCCATAACGGCATGGTCGCCGAATCTCGCCGCAGGTTGTACATGCTGGAACTGCAATTGCGTCAGTACCAGGTAGGCCGGAACATTTTACTCAGTCAATTAGCCCAGGCCGAGAAGGTGGAAGAACAGTACGCGATTGCGCGTCGCTTCGATCCTTTCAACGCTGTGGCAAACTGGCAGAAGGCCGAAGGACTCGTTCAGGAGAAATCGCTTAACGCTCGGGCGATCGAACGAGTCTATGTCGACACGTCCGAATTGGCAGCAACCGGCCCCCCTTCGGCAGTCGACCCCGTCATGCTCGACGCACAATTGGCGGAACTGCGCGCACAACTGGCGAATGTTAATCAAATCAACCACAAGACGCCGCTGGACTCAGAGGACAACATCGATCCAAAGGGTCGGCATGACGGCGCTTCGCTGACCGATCGGGATTCCAAGCCATCCCAGGAAGAGAAACGGGCATGAACTTCTATCGACAACCGCGCTTTTGGCTCGGGCTGTGCATCCTCTTGGTAGGGCTTGCCATCGTCCAGCAAATCTGGCACTGGGAAGTGGAACGCATCGAGGTTCCCTCCGGGCAGTACCTGATTCGGATCAGCCGTTGGGGACGAGATCTTGGCCCGGATGAAATTATCGCGCCCGATGAATCTTATAAAGGTGTCATGTTGCAAGCGTGGGGAGAAGGGCGACACTTTCTCAATCCGCTTTTCTGGAGCCATGAAGTTCACTCGTTGGTCGAAGTCGAACCGGGCGAATGCCTGGTGTTAACCCGGAAATTCGGAAAGCCACTTTCCCCGGCGCGCATGGCGCAGGGTGAGGTTCTGGGGGCCGAAGATCGTGCCGACCCGAGTCTCGGCGAACGAGGCATTTTGCGGGACGTGCTGACGCAGGGCTTTTACCGTCTGAATCCATACGCGTACTCATGGGAACGGGTGAAGGCGGTTGAGGTCGGCGTCGAACAAGTTGGCGTACGAACCTTGAAAGTCGGCAAGGACCCTCATGGGCTCAGCGACGAGCAGCGGAAGGATCAGTACCTTGTGCCGGAGGGATACCGCGGAGTCCAACAAGAGACCGTTCCGGCCGGTACGTATTACCTCAATCCGTACGTCGAATCGATCACGCCCGTCGAAGTCCGCAGTCACCGCGTGCGGCTCGCGGATATCGAGTTTCCCAGTCGCGACGGTTTTATTCTGAAGCCGCAAGTTGTCGTGGAATACGCGGCCCAGCCGGCGGCGGCTCCGTTGTTGACGGTGCGGCTGACCGACGTGGGCGTGTTGCATCAGAAAGACACCACGCCCGAGGAACAAGCGAACAACGAAATCTTGCAAAAAGTGATCCTGCCGCACATCCGCGGCTATGCACGCATCGAGGGAAGCAACTTCGACGCCCGTGACTTCATCTTGGCCGCCACGCCCGAGGCGGGGCCGCAGGCAGACAAGGCGCTCAACGCGCGCGAGGCATTGCAACGAGCCCTGCTAGAGAAAGTGAAGCCGCAATGCGACGCCCTGGGAGTTGAAGTCCGCGCCGTGACGTTGGCTGATATGCGGCCCCCTGAAGAGTTGGCCGAACAGATT contains:
- a CDS encoding PEP-CTERM sorting domain-containing protein; translation: MSTKASILNYSSTIVVIPAPANVTPGNLESDKRIRVFAEQQHLTLAHDLAVDITVPGTSPAGGVPNLSIGSIAAGTLVDSYLLHFDDAGTPGDPVHITGSIAFSDDILGIIVLAQSLDGTDAYPGLTTTIYPFGDAARGLELHDGNGSDSITFSTDLHTIALDFHNIKNTDEVRVITASTVPEPSTFALTVVAGLGLFLWLRRRSL
- a CDS encoding PspA/IM30 family protein; translated protein: MLFVEYFLLRLLLWGGLLAALVALAVGPRKLWRGVKRLWSVAFRKRLDPEEILTQIVLQHERHVKAVRDALVQAEVADQAIRNNLRQSEEHVATLETEAKRFATAGDELGARAALYKINLERSAIESFREQLDRHNGMVAESRRRLYMLELQLRQYQVGRNILLSQLAQAEKVEEQYAIARRFDPFNAVANWQKAEGLVQEKSLNARAIERVYVDTSELAATGPPSAVDPVMLDAQLAELRAQLANVNQINHKTPLDSEDNIDPKGRHDGASLTDRDSKPSQEEKRA
- a CDS encoding SPFH domain-containing protein produces the protein MNFYRQPRFWLGLCILLVGLAIVQQIWHWEVERIEVPSGQYLIRISRWGRDLGPDEIIAPDESYKGVMLQAWGEGRHFLNPLFWSHEVHSLVEVEPGECLVLTRKFGKPLSPARMAQGEVLGAEDRADPSLGERGILRDVLTQGFYRLNPYAYSWERVKAVEVGVEQVGVRTLKVGKDPHGLSDEQRKDQYLVPEGYRGVQQETVPAGTYYLNPYVESITPVEVRSHRVRLADIEFPSRDGFILKPQVVVEYAAQPAAAPLLTVRLTDVGVLHQKDTTPEEQANNEILQKVILPHIRGYARIEGSNFDARDFILAATPEAGPQADKALNAREALQRALLEKVKPQCDALGVEVRAVTLADMRPPEELAEQIALRELARVEQAKNGAKIRQFRAAQELQAKEALKGQAKEKVEAETRLIQAKTKSAQMKEVAISQATQDLENAQLSLDAAEKQAEATLATGKAEAAVILLQNEAEIAGLRKAVAGFANVQTFAQYHLMDKLGPALTEIFASDDSDFGRLFSNYLTQPNGGAGKSPVRPAAIPDSTTAGTK